One genomic segment of Bacteroidota bacterium includes these proteins:
- a CDS encoding cytochrome-c peroxidase: MKLNLFFLLLIVAFCCAFQFAKDSLFQVPPHFPKPVYNFVNNALTKERIFLGRVLFYDPILSRNNTISCASCHSPYSAFAHVDHALSHGIDDKIGIRNAPALFNLAWHDKFMRDGAINHLDMQALAPISNASEMDENISNVVDKLQTSAFYRSLFFDAYGDSMVTGELTLKAISQFMLTLVSANAKYDSVMLGKSNFTSQEKSGYDIFRNNCNSCHTEPLFTNNQLMRNGLPIDSLLNDYGRYTITKLNADSLKFKVPSLRNIEFTFPYMHDGRFKKLNDVINHYVTTGSNKNDFESALNHPIQLTSDQKVDLIAFLLTLSDKQFLIDSSYHFPREILNKMNK; encoded by the coding sequence ATGAAATTGAATCTTTTTTTTCTGTTACTTATAGTTGCTTTTTGTTGTGCCTTTCAATTCGCTAAGGATAGTTTGTTTCAAGTGCCTCCCCATTTTCCGAAACCTGTATATAATTTTGTAAATAATGCATTAACCAAAGAGCGAATATTTTTGGGACGTGTATTGTTTTATGATCCTATTTTATCGCGCAACAATACCATATCATGTGCAAGTTGCCACTCACCATATTCTGCCTTTGCCCATGTAGATCATGCATTAAGTCATGGCATTGATGATAAGATAGGAATACGCAATGCGCCTGCATTGTTTAATCTTGCATGGCATGATAAATTTATGCGCGATGGTGCAATCAATCATTTGGATATGCAAGCACTTGCACCAATTAGCAATGCAAGCGAAATGGATGAAAACATTAGTAATGTGGTGGATAAGTTGCAAACAAGCGCATTCTACCGCTCTTTGTTTTTCGATGCTTATGGCGATTCGATGGTTACTGGCGAGCTAACCTTAAAAGCTATTTCTCAATTTATGCTCACACTTGTATCGGCTAATGCTAAGTATGATAGTGTCATGCTTGGTAAAAGTAATTTTACTAGTCAGGAAAAAAGTGGTTACGATATATTTAGAAATAATTGCAACAGTTGCCATACCGAACCTTTGTTCACAAACAACCAACTGATGCGTAATGGCTTACCCATTGATTCGTTGTTGAATGATTATGGAAGATACACGATTACAAAACTAAATGCAGATTCTTTAAAATTTAAAGTACCTAGTTTAAGAAATATTGAGTTTACATTTCCTTATATGCATGATGGACGTTTCAAAAAATTAAATGATGTAATTAATCATTATGTAACCACCGGTAGTAATAAAAATGATTTCGAGTCGGCATTAAACCATCCCATCCAATTAACATCTGACCAGAAGGTAGATTTAATTGCATTTTTACTAACTTTAAGCGATAAGCAATTTTTAATAGATAGCTCATACCATTTCCCCAGGGAAATATTAAATAAAATGAATAAATAG
- a CDS encoding DUF4160 domain-containing protein, producing the protein MGSFLSAMPKLYEYLGIVFLFYSDEHLPVHVHAQYQDFQNKLAFIYEDGVFVGLKIKKVRGFKELPLAQLSDAKIFCTVYQKQILEKWNDFFILKKKIKSEKITKKIKGV; encoded by the coding sequence GTGGGAAGTTTTTTAAGTGCTATGCCAAAACTTTATGAATATCTCGGAATTGTTTTTTTGTTTTACAGCGATGAACACTTACCAGTTCATGTACACGCACAATATCAGGACTTTCAAAACAAATTAGCATTTATTTATGAAGATGGTGTTTTCGTAGGATTAAAAATTAAAAAAGTAAGAGGGTTTAAGGAGCTACCTTTAGCTCAGTTATCCGATGCGAAAATATTTTGTACAGTATATCAAAAGCAAATTTTAGAAAAGTGGAACGATTTCTTTATCTTGAAAAAGAAGATAAAATCTGAAAAAATAACAAAGAAAATAAAAGGAGTATGA
- a CDS encoding T9SS type A sorting domain-containing protein codes for MYYIFTAGPENYVTGFQYNIVDMSSNGGLGSVILKNQILYTPTTERINAITHGNGTDIWILSHASIGNEFVAYLLTAAGLNPVPVISNVGPVFNTANLNSLGYLKFSPQGNRVAMAVYEPDFFYVFDFDSLTGILTNPITLNSTGSNEGAYGVEFSPNGHVLYGSSSNFVKLFQWDLSSGNSVTINASRIDIPATTMGGFSLGGIQLAPNGKIYIAHNTSDWLSVVNNPNIVGFGCNYVDSGIYLLGKLCQYGLPNLNQSAYRSIGIEKFCFGDATNFSANDSINYVSFEWNFDDPASGPLNVSYSATTSHVYTSTGNYTAQLIRTNLVPPFSDTTFYNLTINALPVVNLGNDTIACASLVLDGGAGFTNYLWNNGTSTQTMFTNSSATYTVTVTDANGCMGSDVILAIVNPNPQIIFNAFAMDTLCKNAGLQTINPPNPLGGTLTGNGLTGLTFDPSAVATGWNYFYYVYLDSNSCSNAATDSVWVDNCLGVNLLEGNIYFMVAPNPTNDFITITTNLASSNCIIALHDMLGKELLTQKLNATNTQINLQGLSAGNYLLKLFDENNLLGVKRAVKMK; via the coding sequence ATGTACTATATTTTCACTGCAGGTCCAGAAAACTATGTTACAGGATTTCAATATAATATTGTTGATATGAGCTCCAATGGTGGTTTGGGGAGTGTCATTTTAAAAAATCAGATTCTCTACACTCCTACCACAGAGCGGATTAATGCAATTACTCATGGCAATGGCACTGATATATGGATATTATCGCATGCAAGCATCGGAAATGAATTTGTAGCTTATTTGCTTACAGCTGCCGGATTGAATCCTGTTCCTGTAATATCGAATGTTGGCCCAGTATTCAATACTGCTAATTTAAATAGTCTAGGTTATTTAAAATTTTCTCCTCAGGGTAATCGTGTTGCAATGGCTGTATATGAACCCGATTTTTTTTATGTTTTTGATTTCGATTCGTTGACAGGAATACTTACAAATCCAATAACGTTAAATTCTACAGGCTCTAACGAAGGAGCTTATGGAGTGGAGTTTTCGCCAAATGGTCATGTGTTATATGGCTCGTCATCAAATTTTGTCAAACTTTTTCAGTGGGATTTATCCTCTGGCAATTCGGTTACTATAAACGCCTCGCGAATTGATATACCTGCAACAACCATGGGGGGTTTCTCTTTAGGGGGCATACAACTTGCACCCAATGGCAAAATATATATCGCTCACAATACTAGCGATTGGTTGTCTGTGGTGAACAACCCAAACATTGTTGGGTTTGGTTGCAATTATGTAGATAGTGGAATATATCTACTAGGAAAATTATGTCAATATGGTCTTCCTAATTTGAACCAAAGTGCTTATCGTTCTATTGGTATCGAAAAGTTTTGCTTTGGCGATGCCACGAACTTTAGTGCAAATGATTCCATAAACTATGTTTCATTTGAGTGGAATTTTGATGACCCCGCATCCGGGCCACTCAATGTATCGTATTCGGCAACAACCTCGCATGTTTACACGTCCACCGGAAACTATACAGCTCAACTTATCCGGACAAATTTGGTGCCGCCATTCAGCGATACTACTTTTTATAATCTGACAATAAATGCCTTACCGGTGGTAAATCTTGGCAACGACACCATAGCTTGTGCAAGTTTGGTGTTAGATGGCGGTGCAGGTTTTACAAATTATTTGTGGAACAACGGTACAAGCACTCAAACCATGTTTACAAACAGCAGTGCAACGTATACAGTTACAGTAACCGATGCGAATGGTTGCATGGGAAGTGATGTAATTTTGGCGATAGTAAATCCTAATCCGCAAATTATATTCAATGCATTTGCGATGGACACACTTTGTAAAAATGCCGGCTTACAAACTATAAACCCACCAAACCCGCTCGGTGGCACCCTCACAGGCAACGGCCTCACCGGCCTCACCTTTGACCCAAGTGCTGTTGCCACAGGTTGGAATTACTTTTACTACGTATATTTGGATAGTAACAGTTGCAGCAATGCTGCAACGGATAGTGTGTGGGTTGACAATTGCCTGGGAGTAAATTTATTAGAGGGCAATATTTATTTCATGGTAGCCCCAAATCCCACCAATGATTTTATCACCATCACAACAAATTTGGCAAGTAGCAATTGTATAATTGCATTGCACGATATGCTGGGAAAGGAATTGCTAACTCAAAAACTAAATGCAACCAACACACAAATTAATCTGCAAGGATTGAGTGCAGGAAATTATTTGTTGAAGCTGTTTGATGAAAATAATTTACTTGGTGTAAAGCGGGCGGTGAAGATGAAATAA
- a CDS encoding YHYH protein gives MMRKLNLLIAMFAIVTVCKAQLSPAITSWLQNTTQTGTYYMAGNSIAQSNGILVNCQLVEYSANNVYIHTTGVPAYPTGPFLDGNPSVASNQNAIFKFPLAPVQNTGQPNPTTPGNIGVLINGVAMFDYRDGVAWNPNSSALCGGPGNPPCPGGMGVVMDWNRDAVPAEMDGFDCSKAHPAMGNYHHHQNPSAFKWDINILSTVCNLYDADGLYSINSAMHSPLIGFAYDGFPIYGAYGYKNANGTGGIERIRSGYQLRNITVRNIDPNGNTVSAGPNVSATYPLGYFKEDYEFIAHPNQEEYLDTHNGRFCITPEYPLGTYCYFATVDSNWNSAYPYFVGPTFYGVHANRKVTVVNELTTVYSPTIGIKDDDENKLMVRVSPNPSSEFIVIQVIGLNREALQVALYDASGKLISTSSINAGATNTFIDARTIYAGNYIVKVTGQRSSVSQQITIVK, from the coding sequence ATGATGAGAAAATTGAATTTATTAATTGCAATGTTTGCCATTGTAACCGTATGCAAAGCGCAGTTAAGCCCGGCCATAACAAGTTGGCTGCAAAACACTACACAAACGGGCACCTACTATATGGCAGGGAATAGTATTGCACAATCAAATGGAATTTTAGTAAACTGTCAGTTAGTTGAATACTCTGCTAATAATGTTTATATACATACTACAGGTGTGCCGGCCTATCCAACAGGCCCATTTTTAGATGGCAACCCTTCGGTTGCAAGTAATCAGAATGCAATTTTCAAATTTCCGTTAGCTCCTGTGCAAAATACAGGGCAACCAAACCCAACCACACCGGGTAATATTGGTGTATTAATTAATGGTGTAGCCATGTTTGACTATCGGGATGGCGTGGCATGGAATCCCAATTCCAGCGCACTATGTGGAGGGCCCGGTAATCCTCCCTGTCCAGGTGGAATGGGAGTAGTAATGGATTGGAACAGAGATGCTGTGCCTGCAGAGATGGATGGCTTCGATTGTTCGAAAGCGCATCCTGCCATGGGCAATTATCATCATCATCAAAATCCTTCGGCCTTCAAGTGGGATATTAATATTTTATCTACCGTATGTAATTTATATGATGCGGATGGTTTATACTCAATAAACAGTGCAATGCACTCGCCTCTTATTGGTTTTGCGTATGATGGGTTTCCAATTTATGGAGCTTATGGTTATAAAAATGCAAATGGTACAGGTGGCATAGAGCGCATACGCTCTGGTTATCAATTGCGCAATATTACTGTACGTAATATCGACCCCAATGGCAATACTGTTTCGGCCGGACCCAATGTTAGTGCCACGTATCCACTTGGTTATTTTAAAGAAGATTATGAGTTCATAGCACATCCTAATCAAGAAGAATATTTAGACACACACAATGGTAGGTTTTGTATTACTCCTGAATATCCTTTGGGCACGTACTGTTATTTTGCTACCGTAGATTCAAATTGGAATTCGGCATATCCATATTTTGTAGGCCCTACATTTTATGGGGTACATGCCAATAGAAAGGTAACTGTCGTAAACGAACTAACCACCGTTTATTCACCAACAATAGGTATTAAGGATGACGATGAAAATAAATTGATGGTACGAGTATCGCCAAATCCTTCAAGCGAATTTATTGTGATACAAGTAATAGGATTAAATCGCGAAGCATTGCAGGTAGCATTATATGATGCAAGTGGAAAATTAATTTCAACAAGTAGCATCAATGCAGGTGCAACCAATACATTTATTGATGCAAGAACAATATATGCCGGCAACTATATTGTTAAAGTAACCGGACAACGCAGTAGTGTTTCGCAACAAATTACGATTGTAAAGTAA
- a CDS encoding DUF2442 domain-containing protein, translated as MKIINIIDAIYKEGYKLQLTFNDKKVRVVDFEKFLKTKPHPQYNKYNKISNFKKFKIEWGNVVWGKNWDLIFPVDQLYRGKIL; from the coding sequence ATGAAAATTATAAATATAATTGATGCCATATATAAAGAAGGTTATAAATTGCAATTAACCTTCAATGATAAGAAAGTACGGGTAGTGGATTTCGAGAAATTTTTAAAAACGAAGCCTCATCCTCAATACAATAAATACAATAAAATTAGCAACTTCAAGAAATTCAAAATTGAATGGGGTAATGTGGTATGGGGTAAGAATTGGGATTTGATTTTTCCGGTTGACCAATTATACCGTGGCAAAATCTTGTAA
- a CDS encoding sensor histidine kinase, which yields MKNFIKYSLIFCAHFIGVFHVVAQSTEKDSLLTFITTNEKTNIIEALNARIVLASICIKSSDTVLASRLLRESMIISKEKNNYFYLSSTLITWSSYFLSIGNYDASDSCANEALRHLQECSTDDCFYNKVNALSNLSVGKEQKGYIVSSIDLKLKALDIAEKLTHVQKNKTLTLLYSGLASLFANQGQYKKAAYYDNKCVQAQLSLGIRNLNLGDAYVYLADDYMCAGFTDSAAQILHGIKPLVDSLNIPKMYARYYAYSAKLNYLQKNYLQAIDDGVKGRDYALQSRSSKTCMVALLAAGRSYIALQQPQKAMPLLSEDLQIARAVQSLREQSFALKELAIASMQLQKPAEAYEYLLQFEVIKDSIQARNEMIRLNEIETQYQAERRAKAIQLLETEKLLQAASYKQKTTRLYVLVGCLLVVVLIGILVFRNYRQKQIIQTKKIKELEQKKQMDAVSNMILGQETERNRMAKDLHDGIGGMLSGVKLNLSAMKGNMIIHEQAANLFTKSIAQLDSAIREMRRVAHNMMPEALLQLGLAEAIHDYCQGINESKLIEIQFVNLCSNLSLEKSLEIVLYRIVQELTNNAIKHAEAKNLFIQISCNENILNLTIEDDGNGFEVSSFTSLPGNGSGLLNVQSRVDYVKGKMEIVSKPNKGTSVMIEIPINEK from the coding sequence ATGAAAAACTTTATAAAGTATAGTTTAATTTTTTGTGCCCATTTTATTGGCGTGTTTCATGTTGTTGCACAATCTACAGAGAAGGACTCCCTTTTAACTTTTATTACTACAAACGAAAAGACAAATATCATAGAAGCATTAAATGCCCGGATTGTACTTGCAAGTATTTGTATCAAAAGCTCCGATACGGTTTTGGCGTCAAGGTTATTGCGTGAGAGTATGATTATCAGTAAAGAGAAAAATAATTATTTCTATTTAAGCAGTACGCTGATAACATGGTCTAGCTATTTTTTAAGCATTGGAAATTACGATGCTTCAGATAGTTGTGCAAATGAGGCACTCCGACACCTTCAAGAATGCAGTACAGACGATTGCTTTTATAACAAGGTGAATGCGTTGAGCAATCTATCGGTCGGTAAAGAGCAAAAGGGCTATATAGTATCTTCTATCGACCTCAAACTAAAAGCGCTTGATATTGCAGAGAAACTTACTCATGTTCAAAAAAATAAAACTCTCACATTATTATATAGCGGCCTGGCATCTTTGTTTGCCAATCAGGGACAATATAAAAAGGCAGCATATTATGATAATAAATGTGTGCAAGCACAACTTAGCTTGGGCATTAGAAATCTTAACCTAGGCGATGCATATGTTTATTTAGCTGACGATTATATGTGTGCTGGTTTCACTGATAGTGCCGCACAAATTTTACATGGTATAAAACCCCTGGTCGATTCTTTGAACATACCTAAAATGTATGCACGTTATTATGCATATAGTGCCAAGTTAAATTACTTACAAAAAAATTATTTGCAAGCAATAGACGATGGAGTTAAGGGCCGCGATTATGCATTACAATCGCGCAGCAGCAAGACCTGCATGGTTGCGCTGCTTGCAGCCGGGCGTTCTTATATTGCTTTGCAACAGCCCCAAAAGGCTATGCCATTGTTGAGTGAAGATTTGCAAATTGCACGAGCGGTACAATCGTTACGTGAGCAAAGTTTTGCTCTAAAAGAATTGGCAATTGCAAGTATGCAATTGCAAAAACCAGCTGAGGCTTATGAATATTTACTACAATTTGAAGTAATTAAAGACAGCATTCAGGCCAGGAACGAAATGATAAGGCTTAATGAAATTGAAACTCAATATCAGGCAGAAAGGAGGGCAAAGGCAATACAACTTCTCGAAACAGAAAAGTTACTACAAGCGGCTTCTTATAAGCAAAAGACAACTCGATTATATGTTTTAGTTGGATGCCTTCTTGTTGTAGTCTTAATAGGTATTTTAGTTTTTAGAAACTATAGACAAAAACAAATTATACAAACAAAAAAAATAAAGGAACTAGAACAAAAAAAACAAATGGATGCGGTAAGCAACATGATATTGGGGCAAGAAACTGAGCGCAATAGAATGGCCAAAGACCTTCATGATGGAATAGGAGGAATGCTAAGCGGAGTAAAATTAAATTTATCAGCAATGAAAGGAAACATGATTATCCATGAACAAGCTGCAAACTTGTTTACAAAATCTATCGCACAGTTGGATAGTGCGATTAGAGAAATGCGAAGAGTAGCACACAATATGATGCCCGAAGCATTATTGCAATTGGGATTGGCCGAAGCAATTCATGATTATTGCCAGGGCATTAACGAAAGTAAGTTGATAGAAATACAATTTGTGAATTTGTGTTCGAATCTATCATTGGAGAAATCGTTAGAAATAGTTCTGTATCGCATTGTGCAAGAGTTAACAAATAATGCCATTAAACATGCGGAAGCAAAAAACCTTTTTATTCAAATTTCGTGTAACGAAAATATTTTGAATCTCACAATTGAAGATGATGGCAACGGATTTGAAGTTTCTTCCTTCACTTCGTTACCGGGCAACGGTTCCGGGTTGCTCAATGTACAATCGAGAGTTGATTATGTGAAAGGGAAGATGGAAATCGTTTCAAAACCAAACAAGGGAACCAGTGTTATGATTGAAATACCTATTAATGAGAAGTAA
- a CDS encoding response regulator transcription factor, translated as MINIMVVDDHEMVLEGMRNMLARISNVSLVATASNAIDAIAVLKCNQVQVAFVDINLPDISGIELCRKIKKEFASIHVIALSSFAQRSYVSQMIANGASGYLIKSAGKEEIEEAIEAVLKNKIYISKQIGAGYLSPVSDAIPTLTRREKEVLLYISQGLTNKDIAEKIFVSQSTVDSHRKNLLAKFNVQNTASLITIAVKLGVLT; from the coding sequence ATGATAAATATAATGGTGGTTGACGACCATGAAATGGTACTAGAAGGAATGCGAAATATGCTCGCAAGAATTAGCAATGTAAGTTTAGTGGCCACTGCATCCAATGCCATAGATGCAATTGCCGTTTTAAAATGCAATCAGGTACAGGTTGCTTTTGTGGATATTAATTTGCCCGATATTAGTGGAATAGAGCTGTGTAGGAAAATAAAAAAGGAATTTGCATCCATACATGTGATAGCACTTAGCTCGTTTGCACAGCGTAGTTATGTATCGCAAATGATAGCAAATGGTGCATCGGGGTATTTGATTAAAAGTGCAGGTAAGGAAGAAATTGAAGAGGCCATTGAAGCTGTTTTGAAAAATAAAATATACATAAGCAAGCAGATTGGTGCCGGATATTTATCCCCTGTTTCGGACGCGATACCTACACTAACCAGACGCGAGAAGGAAGTTTTACTATACATTTCGCAAGGGTTGACCAATAAGGATATAGCGGAGAAAATATTTGTAAGCCAAAGCACCGTTGATAGTCATCGTAAAAATTTGCTTGCAAAATTTAATGTGCAAAATACCGCTTCGCTTATTACTATTGCAGTAAAGTTAGGGGTGTTAACTTAA
- a CDS encoding leucine-rich repeat domain-containing protein, with amino-acid sequence MNQPFTKLSRANPFKPVPTEVSVGFKSIKRLTRQQNITKSFIRFALFILLLCCTTQKTQAQYVTIPDTNFVVWLNNNGYAGCMNGNMMDTTCGAVVNATNVIFSNKNISDLTGIQYFDNLTYLYCSYNQLTSLPNLPNSLTYLDCFFNQLTSLPTLPSSLTYLYCSHNQLTNLPTLPNSLTFLDCYDNQLTSLPTLPNSLTYLYCDNNQLTSLPTLPNSLTNLGCSNNQLTSLPTLPNSLTDLHCYNNQLTSLPTLPNSLTDLHCYNNQLTSLPTLPNSLTYLYCDNNQLTSLPALPDSLYYLYCNNNPNLYCLPKLNAIYDFNFTNTGIQCIPNYGNVTNSNPPLSTLPLCNIFNSDGCPSYWNISGNVYADTNSNCISNGPEPKYSNIKLNLYSDGFIEQSTFTNFEGVYSFDTDTGLYTIEVDTTNLALLVVCPSTFYDTAYIESNNLQNENNNFALGCKPGFDVGVKTVLRDSGIFRPANFANVKIFAGDISNHYGLHCAAGTSGAVQIIITGPASYIVTVNGALTPTLNGDTLTYTIADFGLVDFDNDFQIQVQTDTLAQLGQQVCFEVNVTPTIGDNIPANNTLTHCFTVVNSYDPNSQSVYPIDRIENADGKLTYTIQFQNTGNAPAQHIYVMDTLNAALDASTFELLAYSHQPQVQLIGNNLRFNFPNINLPDSTNDEPNSHGYVQFSIKLHDSLPLGTTVNNTSFIYFDFNPPVQTNTVTDTLTDCDNLIANAWFAKTSLCKNDTLFAAMELHYPYNNIKWYVDNVLSANGDSVAISNIGLGTHIIKVVIKTQYCLSKTYYNITVNDLPQPTLGNDTTACAGLVLDGGTGFTNYLWNTGASTQTIIATNSAAYTVTVTDANGCKANDVIVATINPNPQIIFNAFVIDTLCKNAGIQTINPPNPLGGTLTGNGLTGLTFDPSAVATGWNYFYYVYMDSNSCSNAATDSVWVDEAIGESEIGK; translated from the coding sequence ATGAATCAACCATTTACAAAATTATCGCGCGCAAACCCCTTCAAGCCTGTGCCGACCGAAGTGTCGGTAGGTTTCAAATCTATTAAGCGATTAACACGCCAACAAAACATCACCAAATCATTCATCCGCTTTGCGCTTTTTATTTTACTTTTATGTTGCACCACGCAAAAAACACAAGCCCAATACGTAACCATCCCCGACACCAACTTTGTAGTATGGTTAAATAACAACGGCTACGCAGGTTGCATGAATGGCAATATGATGGATACTACTTGTGGGGCGGTGGTGAATGCTACGAATGTTATTTTTTCAAATAAAAATATAAGTGATTTAACTGGGATACAATATTTTGATAATTTGACTTATTTATATTGCTCTTACAACCAATTAACAAGCCTGCCTAACTTGCCAAATTCTTTGACATATTTAGATTGCTTCTTCAACCAACTCACAAGTCTGCCAACCTTGCCAAGTTCTTTAACATATTTATATTGCAGCCACAACCAACTCACAAACCTGCCAACCTTGCCAAATTCATTGACTTTTTTAGATTGCTATGACAATCAATTAACAAGCCTGCCAACATTGCCAAATTCATTGACTTATTTATATTGCGATAACAACCAATTAACAAGCCTGCCAACCTTGCCAAATTCATTGACTAATTTAGGTTGCAGCAACAACCAATTAACCAGCCTGCCAACATTGCCAAATTCTTTGACTGATTTACATTGCTATAACAACCAATTAACAAGCCTGCCAACATTGCCAAATTCTTTGACTGATTTACATTGCTATAACAACCAACTCACAAGCCTGCCAACCTTGCCAAATTCATTGACTTATTTATATTGCGATAACAACCAACTCACAAGCCTGCCTGCTTTGCCCGACTCGTTGTATTATTTATATTGCAATAACAACCCCAATTTGTATTGCCTGCCTAAGCTAAATGCGATTTATGATTTTAATTTCACTAATACCGGTATCCAATGTATTCCCAATTATGGCAATGTTACAAATAGCAATCCACCACTTTCAACACTTCCACTTTGCAACATATTCAATTCTGATGGTTGCCCCTCATACTGGAATATAAGTGGGAACGTTTATGCTGATACAAATTCCAATTGCATTTCGAATGGTCCCGAACCAAAATACTCAAACATAAAATTGAACTTGTATTCTGATGGTTTCATAGAGCAAAGCACTTTCACCAATTTTGAAGGAGTTTATTCCTTTGATACGGATACAGGATTATATACTATAGAAGTTGATACAACTAATTTAGCACTTTTAGTGGTTTGCCCTTCCACTTTTTACGATACAGCGTATATTGAAAGTAACAATCTGCAAAATGAAAATAATAATTTTGCTCTCGGCTGTAAACCCGGCTTTGATGTAGGTGTAAAAACCGTGTTGCGCGATTCCGGCATCTTCCGCCCTGCCAACTTTGCTAATGTAAAAATATTTGCCGGAGATATTAGCAATCATTACGGCCTTCATTGTGCCGCAGGCACAAGTGGTGCGGTGCAAATAATTATCACCGGCCCGGCATCGTATATAGTCACAGTTAATGGCGCACTCACACCAACCTTAAATGGCGATACCCTCACGTACACAATTGCAGATTTTGGTTTGGTTGATTTTGATAATGATTTTCAAATACAAGTGCAAACGGATACGCTTGCACAACTTGGCCAACAAGTTTGTTTTGAGGTAAATGTAACACCAACCATAGGCGACAACATTCCTGCAAACAACACACTCACACATTGCTTTACAGTTGTAAATAGTTATGACCCAAATTCACAATCGGTTTATCCAATTGATAGAATAGAAAATGCCGATGGTAAACTCACCTACACCATACAATTTCAAAATACAGGCAATGCACCTGCACAACATATATATGTGATGGATACACTTAATGCTGCGCTTGATGCAAGCACGTTTGAGTTGTTGGCTTATTCGCACCAACCGCAAGTGCAACTGATAGGAAATAATTTACGTTTCAATTTTCCAAATATCAACTTGCCTGATAGCACAAATGACGAACCCAACAGTCATGGCTATGTGCAGTTTAGTATAAAGTTGCACGATAGTTTGCCACTTGGCACAACAGTAAACAACACAAGTTTTATTTATTTTGATTTTAATCCTCCTGTGCAAACCAATACCGTAACCGATACATTGACCGATTGCGATAATTTGATTGCCAATGCCTGGTTTGCAAAAACATCACTTTGTAAAAACGATACTCTCTTTGCTGCAATGGAATTGCATTATCCATACAACAATATAAAATGGTATGTAGACAATGTACTTTCTGCAAATGGCGATTCGGTTGCTATTTCTAATATTGGCCTTGGCACACACATAATTAAAGTGGTAATAAAAACGCAATACTGTTTATCGAAAACATACTACAACATAACTGTAAACGATTTGCCGCAACCCACACTTGGCAACGATACAACAGCATGTGCAGGTTTGGTTTTAGATGGCGGCACAGGTTTTACAAATTATTTATGGAACACAGGCGCAAGCACACAAACCATAATTGCCACCAACAGTGCAGCGTATACTGTTACCGTAACAGATGCAAATGGATGCAAGGCGAATGATGTAATTGTGGCCACCATAAATCCCAATCCACAAATAATATTTAATGCTTTTGTAATAGACACACTTTGCAAAAATGCCGGCATACAAACCATAAACCCGCCAAACCCGCTTGGAGGCACACTTACAGGCAATGGATTAACCGGTCTCACTTTTGACCCAAGTGCAGTTGCCACAGGCTGGAATTACTTTTACTACGTATATATGGATAGTAACAGTTGCAGCAATGCTGCAACGGATAGTGTGTGGGTTGATGAAGCGATTGGTGAGAGTGAAATAGGAAAATAA